Proteins from a genomic interval of Sulfurimonas sp. HSL3-2:
- the fliQ gene encoding flagellar biosynthesis protein FliQ has protein sequence MMDSQLLALGVQTFKIALLLSLPGLLVGMLIGLGVSIFQATTQINEMTLSFIPKIIGVVIVIILTMPWMMNEISDFSIEVINMIPTFVH, from the coding sequence ATAATGGATTCGCAGCTCTTAGCACTCGGTGTTCAAACATTTAAAATAGCCCTTTTGCTTTCGCTGCCGGGGCTATTAGTCGGTATGCTTATCGGTCTTGGGGTCAGTATTTTTCAAGCTACGACTCAGATCAATGAGATGACTTTGAGTTTTATTCCCAAGATCATCGGCGTCGTTATCGTTATCATCCTCACTATGCCTTGGATGATGAATGAGATCAGTGACTTCTCTATAGAGGTCATAAACATGATACCTACTTTTGTTCACTAA